The following coding sequences are from one Cygnus atratus isolate AKBS03 ecotype Queensland, Australia chromosome 15, CAtr_DNAZoo_HiC_assembly, whole genome shotgun sequence window:
- the NPW gene encoding neuropeptide W has product MARGRLSGGAWGALVLLGLMLPAAPPAGAWYKHVASPRYHTVGRASGLLMGVRRSPYLWRRELPPEPPRRPGGPAPAAPRPPGRPDGGSPPPAPPPPPPPPHPGPGRLLQRLLRRGWGWGGPRPAPARPPPAARGAQPLPIEDVALLR; this is encoded by the exons ATGGCGAGGGGGCGGCTGTCGGGGGGCGCCTGGGgggccctggtgctgctggggctgatgCTGCCGGCGGCCCCGCCGGCCGGCGCTTGGTACAAGCACGTCGCCAGCCCCCGGTACCACACGGTGGGGAGAGCCTCGGGGCTGCTCATGGGCGTCCGCCGCTCCCCGTACCTCTGGCGCCGGGAGCTGCCGCCCGAGCCCCCCCGCCGGCCCGGGGGtcccgcgcccgccgccccccggcccccgggcCGCCCCGACGGAGggtccccgccgcccgccccccccccgccgccgccgccgccgcatCCCGGTCCCGGCCGCCTCCTGCAGCGCCTGCtccggcggggctggggctggggggggccccggccggcccccgcccggccgccgcccgccgcccgcggAGCTCAG cctCTCCCAATTGAAGACGTGGCTCTGCTCCGCTGA